The following DNA comes from Streptomyces sp. Ag109_O5-10.
GACCGTTCGCGGGAGAGGGGGTCGGGGTCGGAGAGGGCGTCCGCTAGCGGATCGTGGGCGGGCGTGGACAAGGGGGTGCCTCCGAAGGCCTGCGAGTCGATGGCGCTCAGGTGTGGGTGGCGCGCGGGTGGCGATCAGCCGACCGGTTTCCGTCCGGGCGGCGGCACTCCGGGGACGGAGGCGGGCAAGAGCGGAGATTCTAGTCAGGTGGGGGCGGGGAGGCCAATGGATTTCCCGGAGGTGAGCAGGGGCGGCCTCCGGGGTGAAGGGGGGTTGCCTCAGCCGAGTCCCACATGGCCCGGGAGGCCGCGTCCCCTAGGGGGAGCGTCACCCGGAGGGTGGGGCCGAGGCCGGGGGCGGGGTCCATCGGGGGGTGGACCGGAGGGTGCGGGAAATTGGACCCGTGGACCGATGCCGCATAGGCGTCCGAAGTTCCACCATGGAGACATGAGCGCAGCAACCATCCACCCAGCCCCCAGCCGTCCCCCGGGCGCCACGGCCCTCGACGGAGTCCCTCGACCCCACCACCGTCTGGGCGACGCCCTGCGCGCCGTCAAGGTCTTCGTCAGCGCGGCGTTCAGCGTCGCGATACTCGGTGAATACGGCGAGGAAGCGGGCATACGCCGCAAGTAACGGCATAGGGTCGCCCCCGTGCCGAACCGGACGGTGACGTCACCCTCTGCCCCGCCCGCCTCCCTCCCCCTCCTCCTGTCCCTCTCCTTACTGACGGTCTCCCTCTGCTCAATCGCCGCCCTCTGCATCCTGCTCCGCGCCCCGATGGCCGACCTGCTGGTCTACCGGGCCGAGGGCGAAGCCGTGGTCCACGGCGGTGACCTGTACGGCTTCACGGTCACCGAGTGGCGGCTGCCGGCGACGTATCCGCCCTTCGCGGCGGTCCTGTTCGTCCCGGCGACCTGGATCCCCGTCCCGGCCCTGAAGGCCCTGTTCCTCGCGGGCAACGCGCTCCTGCTCGCCTGGCTCGTCGCCCTCTCCGCCCGCCTGGCCGGCCGCCCCGCACCCCTCCCGCCGCTGTGCGCGGCGACCGCGTTCGCGCTCTGGCTGGAGCCGGTCTTCCAGACGCTGCTCTTCGGCCAGGTCAACCTGGCGATCACCGGCCTGGTCCTCTGGGACCTCACCCGCCCGCCCGGCGCCCGCGCCAAAGGCCTGGCGCTGGGCATCGCGGCGGGCGTCAAACTCACCCCGGCGCTCTTCATCGCCTACCTGTTCCTCACCGCACGCAGAAAGGAGGCAGCCACCGCGACGGCGTCCTTCGCGGGTACGGCCCTGCTCGGCGCCCTTCTCCTGCCCGCGGCCACCGTGGACTTCTGGACGCGACGCCTGTTCGAGACCGGCCGGGTCGGCAAGGCCTGGATCGTCGACAACCAGTCGCTCCAGGGCCTGGCCGCCAGGGCGACGGGAACGGCGGCACCGGGCCTGGCCTGGATGCTTCCGGCGGCGCTGGTGGCGGCGACGGGCCTCTTCCTGGCAGCCCGGGCCCACCGGGCCCACGGCTGCGACCGCTGGGGCATCCTGCTCACCGCGTGCACCGCCCTGCTGGTCTGCCCGATCAGCTGGTCCCACCACTGGGTGTGGTGCGTCCCGCTGCTGGCGGTCCTGCTGGCCGAGGGCCGCACGCTCCTCGCGGCCACGGCGGCCCTGCTCTTCACGGCCCGCACGATGTGGCTGGTGCCCCACCAGGGCGACCTGGACCTGCACCTGCCGTGGTGGCAGCAGGCATGCGCGGCGCCCTACC
Coding sequences within:
- a CDS encoding glycosyltransferase 87 family protein; its protein translation is MPNRTVTSPSAPPASLPLLLSLSLLTVSLCSIAALCILLRAPMADLLVYRAEGEAVVHGGDLYGFTVTEWRLPATYPPFAAVLFVPATWIPVPALKALFLAGNALLLAWLVALSARLAGRPAPLPPLCAATAFALWLEPVFQTLLFGQVNLAITGLVLWDLTRPPGARAKGLALGIAAGVKLTPALFIAYLFLTARRKEAATATASFAGTALLGALLLPAATVDFWTRRLFETGRVGKAWIVDNQSLQGLAARATGTAAPGLAWMLPAALVAATGLFLAARAHRAHGCDRWGILLTACTALLVCPISWSHHWVWCVPLLAVLLAEGRTLLAATAALLFTARTMWLVPHQGDLDLHLPWWQQACAAPYPLLGLALLAGAGLALRRRSRRLPDRRPGGALPDGSQLSASSSSASMIR